Proteins encoded in a region of the Phaenicophaeus curvirostris isolate KB17595 chromosome 1, BPBGC_Pcur_1.0, whole genome shotgun sequence genome:
- the U2AF1 gene encoding splicing factor U2AF 35 kDa subunit isoform X2 has protein sequence MAEYLASIFGTEKDKVNCSFYFKIGACRHGDRCSRLHNKPTFSQTIALLNIYRNPQNSSQSADGLRCAVSDVEMQEHYDEFFEEVFTEMEEKYGEVEEMNVCDNLGDHLVGNVYVKFRREEDAEKAVIDLNNRWFNGQPIHAELSPVTDFREACCRQYEMGECTRGGFCNFMHLKPISRELRRELYGRRRKKHRSRSRSRERRSRSRDRGRGGGGGGGRERDRRRSRDRERSGRF, from the exons ATGGCGGAGTATCTGGCCTCCATCTTCGGAACAGAGAAGGACAA AGTCAactgttcattttatttcaaaattggAGCTTGTCGTCATGGAGACAGATGTTCTCGGTTGCACAACAAACCAACATTTAGccag ACCATTGCCCTCTTGAACATTTACCGTAACCCTCAAAACTCTTCCCAGTCTGCTGACGGTTTGCGCT GTGCTGTGAGCGATGTTGAGATGCAGGAACATTATGATGAATTCTTTGAG GAGGtcttcacagaaatggaagaaaaatatggtGAAGTTGAGGAGATGAACGTTTGTGATAaccttggagatcatctagttggAAATGTATACGTAAAG tttcGCCGTGAAGAAGATGCAGAAAAGGCTGTGATTGACCTGAACAATCGCTGGTTTAATGGGCAGCCCATTCATGCTGAGCTCTCACCTGTGACTGACTTCAGAGAGGCCTGTTGCCGTCAATATGAAATGGG AGAGTGTACACGAGGAGGTTTCTGCAACTTTATGCATTTGAAGCCCATTTCTCGAGAGCTAAGACGCGAGTTGTATGGGCGTCGTCGTAAAAa GCATAGATCCAGGTCGAGGTCCCGTGAACGTCGGTCTAGATCCAGAGATCGTGGtcgtggaggtggtggtggaggaggacgCGAACGTGACAGGAGGCGGTCAAGAGATCGTGAAAGATCTGGTCGATTCTGA
- the U2AF1 gene encoding splicing factor U2AF 35 kDa subunit isoform X3 has translation MAEYLASIFGTEKDKVNCSFYFKIGACRHGDRCSRLHNKPTFSQTILIQNIYRNPQNSAQTADGSHCAVSDVEMQEHYDEFFEEVFTEMEEKYGEVEEMNVCDNLGDHLVGNVYVKFRREEDAEKAVIDLNNRWFNGQPIHAELSPVTDFREACCRQYEMGECTRGGFCNFMHLKPISRELRRELYGRRRKKHRSRSRSRERRSRSRDRGRGGGGGGGRERDRRRSRDRERSGRF, from the exons ATGGCGGAGTATCTGGCCTCCATCTTCGGAACAGAGAAGGACAA AGTCAactgttcattttatttcaaaattggAGCTTGTCGTCATGGAGACAGATGTTCTCGGTTGCACAACAAACCAACATTTAGccag ACCATCTTGATTCAAAACATCTATCGTAACCCCCAAAACAGTGCACAGACGGCTGACGGCTCACACT GTGCTGTGAGCGATGTTGAGATGCAGGAACATTATGATGAATTCTTTGAG GAGGtcttcacagaaatggaagaaaaatatggtGAAGTTGAGGAGATGAACGTTTGTGATAaccttggagatcatctagttggAAATGTATACGTAAAG tttcGCCGTGAAGAAGATGCAGAAAAGGCTGTGATTGACCTGAACAATCGCTGGTTTAATGGGCAGCCCATTCATGCTGAGCTCTCACCTGTGACTGACTTCAGAGAGGCCTGTTGCCGTCAATATGAAATGGG AGAGTGTACACGAGGAGGTTTCTGCAACTTTATGCATTTGAAGCCCATTTCTCGAGAGCTAAGACGCGAGTTGTATGGGCGTCGTCGTAAAAa GCATAGATCCAGGTCGAGGTCCCGTGAACGTCGGTCTAGATCCAGAGATCGTGGtcgtggaggtggtggtggaggaggacgCGAACGTGACAGGAGGCGGTCAAGAGATCGTGAAAGATCTGGTCGATTCTGA
- the U2AF1 gene encoding splicing factor U2AF 35 kDa subunit isoform X1: METDVLGCTTNQHLARKRCCCKLACSRGQPVLTFRKLDFKKNGTNTILIQNIYRNPQNSAQTADGSHCAVSDVEMQEHYDEFFEEVFTEMEEKYGEVEEMNVCDNLGDHLVGNVYVKFRREEDAEKAVIDLNNRWFNGQPIHAELSPVTDFREACCRQYEMGECTRGGFCNFMHLKPISRELRRELYGRRRKKHRSRSRSRERRSRSRDRGRGGGGGGGRERDRRRSRDRERSGRF; the protein is encoded by the exons ATGGAGACAGATGTTCTCGGTTGCACAACAAACCAACATTTAGccag GAAGCGATGCTGTTGTAAGCTTGCCTGTAGTAGAGGCCAACCAGTGCTAACTTTCAG aaaacttGATTTTAAGAAGAACGGTACAAAT ACCATCTTGATTCAAAACATCTATCGTAACCCCCAAAACAGTGCACAGACGGCTGACGGCTCACACT GTGCTGTGAGCGATGTTGAGATGCAGGAACATTATGATGAATTCTTTGAG GAGGtcttcacagaaatggaagaaaaatatggtGAAGTTGAGGAGATGAACGTTTGTGATAaccttggagatcatctagttggAAATGTATACGTAAAG tttcGCCGTGAAGAAGATGCAGAAAAGGCTGTGATTGACCTGAACAATCGCTGGTTTAATGGGCAGCCCATTCATGCTGAGCTCTCACCTGTGACTGACTTCAGAGAGGCCTGTTGCCGTCAATATGAAATGGG AGAGTGTACACGAGGAGGTTTCTGCAACTTTATGCATTTGAAGCCCATTTCTCGAGAGCTAAGACGCGAGTTGTATGGGCGTCGTCGTAAAAa GCATAGATCCAGGTCGAGGTCCCGTGAACGTCGGTCTAGATCCAGAGATCGTGGtcgtggaggtggtggtggaggaggacgCGAACGTGACAGGAGGCGGTCAAGAGATCGTGAAAGATCTGGTCGATTCTGA
- the U2AF1 gene encoding splicing factor U2AF 35 kDa subunit isoform X4, giving the protein MQEHYDEFFEEVFTEMEEKYGEVEEMNVCDNLGDHLVGNVYVKFRREEDAEKAVIDLNNRWFNGQPIHAELSPVTDFREACCRQYEMGECTRGGFCNFMHLKPISRELRRELYGRRRKKHRSRSRSRERRSRSRDRGRGGGGGGGRERDRRRSRDRERSGRF; this is encoded by the exons ATGCAGGAACATTATGATGAATTCTTTGAG GAGGtcttcacagaaatggaagaaaaatatggtGAAGTTGAGGAGATGAACGTTTGTGATAaccttggagatcatctagttggAAATGTATACGTAAAG tttcGCCGTGAAGAAGATGCAGAAAAGGCTGTGATTGACCTGAACAATCGCTGGTTTAATGGGCAGCCCATTCATGCTGAGCTCTCACCTGTGACTGACTTCAGAGAGGCCTGTTGCCGTCAATATGAAATGGG AGAGTGTACACGAGGAGGTTTCTGCAACTTTATGCATTTGAAGCCCATTTCTCGAGAGCTAAGACGCGAGTTGTATGGGCGTCGTCGTAAAAa GCATAGATCCAGGTCGAGGTCCCGTGAACGTCGGTCTAGATCCAGAGATCGTGGtcgtggaggtggtggtggaggaggacgCGAACGTGACAGGAGGCGGTCAAGAGATCGTGAAAGATCTGGTCGATTCTGA